Part of the Cardiobacteriaceae bacterium TAE3-ERU3 genome, CAGGCAACTATACGACTGCAGCAAATTATCAAACTAAATTGTTGGCTCGCTATCCTTATGGACAGCTTGCACAACAAGCATTACTCGATCTCGCTTATACCTATTATCGTGATGGCGAAAATGATAAAGCAGAAGCAACGTATGATACATTCATCCGCACCTATCCGTCTCATCCTTATATCGACTATGCCTACTACATGAAAGGCGTTGTCACTTATGAGAAGGACGTTAATCTACTAGCGCGTCTTAATCCTACTAACTTGGCTCAGACGGATCCGAAAGTTCTGCAACAAGCTTTTGAGGATTTCCGGCTCGTCGTTGATAAATTCCCAGACAGTGAATACGCAGAAGATGCACGCCTGCGTATGTTGTTTTTGAAAAACTTACTTGCACAGCATCAGCTCGAAGTTGCCGATTACTACATGCGCCGTGGCGCATATCTCGCGGCTGCCAACCGTGGTCGCAACGTGATTACCCAATTTGATGGTGCGCCAAGTGTTCCTTATGCACTAGCCTTGATGACTAGAGCATATAAGGAGCTGGGGGAAATGCAACTGTCGAATGATAGTGAGCGTATACTCAAGCTAAACTTTGCACGAAAAATTAATGACCCTGAAATTCAGCATTATCTCAATGGAGATATTT contains:
- a CDS encoding outer membrane protein assembly factor BamD, with the protein product MQRASIVLGLAAFGMLAGCSLGVQDRTVSWSADQLYREAKSEMNSGNYTTAANYQTKLLARYPYGQLAQQALLDLAYTYYRDGENDKAEATYDTFIRTYPSHPYIDYAYYMKGVVTYEKDVNLLARLNPTNLAQTDPKVLQQAFEDFRLVVDKFPDSEYAEDARLRMLFLKNLLAQHQLEVADYYMRRGAYLAAANRGRNVITQFDGAPSVPYALALMTRAYKELGEMQLSNDSERILKLNFARKINDPEIQHYLNGDISKKKNLWEIIASEPKI